From Schaalia sp. ZJ405, one genomic window encodes:
- the glgB gene encoding 1,4-alpha-glucan branching protein GlgB: MERDFSPIHVDLDILASVAAGTYYMPHAVLGAHHGDSGVTIRTVHHLADAVEVVTSSHAYPAVHEHNGIWVAVLPVDEIPDYRVRVTYGDQITTLDDPYRFLPTLGEMDTYLISEGRHEALWKVLGAHVKHYDGEMGEVCGVAFAVWAPNARAVRVIGDFNYWDGTGTAMRSLGSSGVWEIFVPGVQVGARYKFEIQGPGGNWFQKADPLARATEIPPATASVVTDYFHEWTDDEWMRTRATVNPHTKPMSIYEVHVGSWKQGLGYRGLADELVPYVKEMGFTHVEFMPVAEHPFGGSWGYQVTSYYAPTARFGTPDDFRYLIDAFHNAGIGVILDWVPAHFPKDEWALARFDGTPLYEDPDPLRGEHPDWGTYVFNFGRREVKNFLVANALYWLEDFHIDGLRVDAVASMLYLDYSRQEGQWRPNQYGGRENLEAIDFLQEANATAYRQHPGIVMIAEESTAWPGVTAPTSGGGLGFGMKWNMGWMNDTLRYLQEDPVNRRWHHGELTFSLVYAFSENYILPLSHDEVVHGKGTLAAKMPGDDWQKLAGVRSLFAYQWSHPGKQLVFMGQELATWQEWNESYSLDWWLADDNLHAGVQRLVAELNRIYASSPAFWDDDYTGFEWIDASDGDHNLISYLRKGVNDNGEQQVVVCVSNFAGTPHEGYRVGLPFGGEWVEILNTDAETFGGSGVVNVGSVIAEEVPWNGRPASAQLRIPPLGAIWLTPKSMA, encoded by the coding sequence ATGGAACGTGACTTCTCCCCTATTCATGTTGATCTCGATATTCTCGCTTCGGTCGCTGCGGGCACCTACTACATGCCCCATGCGGTGCTTGGTGCACACCACGGTGACAGCGGCGTAACGATCCGGACCGTTCACCACCTGGCGGACGCCGTCGAGGTCGTCACGTCGTCGCACGCCTATCCCGCAGTCCACGAGCACAATGGCATCTGGGTTGCTGTTTTGCCTGTCGACGAGATCCCGGATTACCGCGTGCGCGTGACCTACGGGGATCAGATCACCACCCTCGATGACCCGTATCGTTTCCTCCCGACCCTGGGGGAAATGGATACCTATCTCATTTCCGAGGGGCGCCACGAAGCCCTGTGGAAGGTGCTGGGAGCCCATGTCAAGCACTATGACGGGGAAATGGGCGAGGTCTGCGGTGTGGCATTCGCTGTGTGGGCGCCCAATGCCCGGGCTGTCCGCGTCATCGGCGACTTTAACTACTGGGACGGGACGGGCACCGCGATGCGGTCACTGGGGTCATCCGGTGTCTGGGAGATTTTCGTTCCCGGGGTCCAGGTTGGTGCTCGCTACAAGTTCGAGATTCAGGGACCGGGAGGAAACTGGTTCCAAAAGGCCGATCCGCTGGCCCGTGCCACCGAGATTCCTCCGGCCACTGCCTCTGTTGTGACCGACTACTTCCACGAGTGGACCGACGACGAGTGGATGCGCACGCGGGCAACGGTGAATCCCCACACGAAACCCATGTCAATTTACGAAGTCCACGTCGGCTCGTGGAAACAGGGGTTGGGCTATCGTGGCCTCGCTGATGAGCTGGTCCCCTACGTCAAGGAAATGGGCTTCACGCACGTGGAGTTCATGCCGGTTGCGGAACATCCTTTTGGCGGGTCGTGGGGCTACCAGGTGACATCGTATTACGCGCCGACCGCACGTTTTGGCACTCCTGACGATTTCCGTTACCTCATCGACGCGTTCCACAACGCCGGTATCGGCGTTATTCTCGACTGGGTTCCCGCGCACTTCCCGAAGGATGAATGGGCCCTCGCCCGTTTCGATGGCACCCCCCTGTATGAAGATCCCGACCCCTTGCGTGGTGAGCATCCCGACTGGGGCACGTATGTGTTTAACTTTGGGCGACGCGAAGTCAAGAACTTCCTTGTTGCCAACGCGCTGTATTGGCTTGAAGATTTCCACATTGACGGTCTGCGCGTCGATGCGGTTGCCTCCATGCTGTACCTGGACTATTCGCGTCAAGAAGGACAGTGGCGTCCAAACCAATACGGTGGACGTGAAAACCTTGAAGCCATTGATTTCCTTCAAGAAGCCAACGCCACAGCCTATCGTCAACACCCCGGAATCGTCATGATCGCCGAAGAATCAACGGCGTGGCCGGGTGTCACCGCACCAACCAGCGGCGGCGGTCTTGGATTCGGTATGAAATGGAATATGGGGTGGATGAATGACACCCTTCGATATCTCCAAGAAGATCCCGTTAATCGCCGGTGGCACCACGGCGAACTGACTTTCTCATTGGTGTACGCATTCTCGGAGAACTACATTCTTCCGCTCTCACACGATGAAGTCGTTCACGGCAAAGGCACTCTGGCTGCGAAGATGCCCGGTGATGACTGGCAGAAACTCGCCGGTGTTCGCTCACTCTTTGCCTACCAGTGGTCACATCCGGGCAAGCAGCTCGTCTTCATGGGACAGGAGCTGGCAACGTGGCAGGAATGGAATGAGTCATATTCCCTGGACTGGTGGCTCGCCGACGACAATCTGCACGCCGGTGTTCAGCGCCTTGTTGCAGAACTCAACCGTATCTATGCCTCAAGCCCGGCATTCTGGGACGACGACTACACGGGTTTCGAGTGGATTGATGCCTCCGATGGCGACCATAACCTCATCTCTTACCTCCGCAAGGGCGTGAATGACAACGGAGAACAACAGGTCGTCGTCTGCGTATCAAACTTCGCGGGAACCCCGCACGAGGGCTACCGCGTGGGTCTTCCCTTCGGGGGCGAGTGGGTGGAAATCCTCAATACGGATGCAGAGACCTTCGGCGGATCCGGAGTGGTCAACGTCGGTTCGGTCATTGCCGAGGAAGTCCCGTGGAATGGCCGACCAGCATCAGCTCAGCTGCGTATTCCTCCATTGGGTGCCATCTGGCTGACGCCAAAGTCAATGGCCTAG
- a CDS encoding tetratricopeptide repeat protein, whose translation MKRRDVAKEGPVEHDNEHVNEPADSRGAVDLAASARSVSDDAASRTEADGGQARITIDLPLITEATEATFQDVMATSQTVPVVIVMWSGRSLESKPAIDTLEEVARDLRGAFQLVKIDIEQAPQVAQAFQIQAVPTTVALVGGRPVPLFQGNAVKDQVRSIIDQLLQAAQQMGVTGVIRVDEQDTLAPIPPEHLDALSAEDEGRLEDAVTAWEKVIELNPRDEDAKAHLSRVRLRVRSEHADLSDPAAQADQLFGAGEVERAFDILLNVMATADDAQAKESARVRLLDLLRVAGNTPEVKKARMRLASLLMI comes from the coding sequence ATGAAAAGACGTGACGTGGCGAAAGAAGGACCTGTGGAACACGACAACGAACACGTGAACGAGCCGGCGGATTCACGAGGAGCGGTTGATCTGGCAGCGTCTGCTCGCAGTGTGTCCGACGATGCGGCGAGCAGGACGGAAGCCGATGGAGGGCAGGCCCGGATCACCATTGATCTTCCGCTGATCACGGAGGCGACCGAGGCAACGTTCCAGGACGTTATGGCGACGTCGCAGACAGTTCCCGTGGTGATCGTCATGTGGTCGGGACGCTCTCTTGAGTCAAAACCGGCCATCGACACGTTGGAAGAGGTGGCTCGCGATCTGCGGGGCGCATTCCAGTTGGTGAAGATCGACATTGAGCAGGCCCCTCAAGTTGCGCAGGCCTTCCAGATTCAGGCCGTGCCGACGACGGTCGCCCTCGTTGGTGGACGCCCGGTTCCTCTCTTCCAGGGCAATGCCGTCAAAGATCAGGTTCGTTCCATCATTGATCAACTCCTTCAAGCTGCTCAACAGATGGGGGTCACGGGAGTTATTCGCGTTGACGAGCAGGACACGCTCGCTCCGATCCCGCCCGAACATCTCGACGCCCTCAGCGCCGAGGACGAGGGCCGTCTTGAAGACGCGGTGACGGCATGGGAGAAAGTGATTGAGCTTAATCCGAGGGACGAGGACGCAAAGGCTCACCTGTCGCGTGTGCGGCTGCGTGTGCGATCTGAGCACGCTGATCTTTCTGACCCGGCAGCTCAGGCTGATCAGCTCTTCGGAGCAGGCGAAGTGGAGCGTGCTTTCGATATTCTCCTCAACGTCATGGCAACTGCGGATGATGCGCAAGCTAAGGAATCAGCGCGTGTGCGTCTGCTTGACCTGTTGAGAGTTGCCGGTAACACCCCGGAGGTGAAGAAAGCGCGGATGCGTCTAGCGTCGCTTCTCATGATCTAA
- a CDS encoding N-acetylglucosamine-6-phosphate deacetylase, whose amino-acid sequence MNHQFALRGRIVTADSVIDDGVIRVDHGVIASIVDVDSHELSDQEREQLRELPRSAGTFLPGLVDVHCHGGGGASFANFSTLDEARRVTAEHMAHGTTTLVASLVTAPIDDLVSRAKTLAELADEGTIAGIHFEGPFISPHRCGAQDPAYVCAPDVEQTRQLLAAARGHAVSMTLAPEVPGAYGGGSVVEELVRSGVVPSWGHTDASDHHARAAMDFAQQMREQCADSRGGGRGVASTVTHLFNGMRPLHQRDPGPIAEFLSDAARGGVMCEMICDGIHVKPSLVRDVYEIVGRDHCVFITDATAAAGMPDGSYVLGTVSVTVENGVARLTRGGTMAGGTSHLLECVRTAVEKAGIPLVDAVFMASMQGARILGSASIGALEAGRAADIVCVAHDWSVEGVWKNGKAVA is encoded by the coding sequence ATGAATCATCAGTTTGCACTTCGTGGGCGTATTGTCACTGCGGATTCCGTCATTGACGACGGGGTGATCCGCGTCGATCACGGCGTGATTGCGTCGATCGTTGACGTGGATTCGCATGAACTCAGTGATCAGGAACGCGAGCAGTTGCGCGAGCTTCCACGATCCGCTGGAACCTTTCTCCCGGGGCTCGTTGATGTTCACTGCCACGGAGGTGGCGGAGCCTCATTCGCGAACTTTTCAACGCTTGACGAGGCGCGGAGAGTGACGGCTGAGCATATGGCGCACGGGACAACGACGCTCGTTGCGTCGCTGGTCACTGCGCCGATCGATGATCTGGTGTCGAGGGCGAAAACCCTGGCCGAGCTGGCCGACGAGGGAACGATCGCGGGGATTCATTTTGAGGGACCGTTCATTTCTCCGCATCGGTGTGGCGCCCAAGATCCCGCCTACGTGTGTGCCCCCGATGTTGAGCAGACCCGACAGCTGCTCGCGGCTGCGCGGGGGCATGCGGTGTCAATGACTCTTGCCCCCGAGGTCCCCGGAGCTTATGGCGGAGGTTCCGTCGTTGAGGAACTTGTGCGTTCGGGAGTTGTCCCTTCGTGGGGACACACGGATGCAAGCGACCACCATGCCCGCGCTGCGATGGATTTTGCACAGCAGATGCGTGAGCAGTGTGCGGATTCTCGGGGAGGTGGGCGCGGGGTCGCGTCAACGGTGACGCATCTATTTAATGGGATGCGTCCTTTGCATCAACGTGACCCCGGGCCGATTGCGGAGTTTCTTTCTGACGCAGCGCGCGGTGGGGTGATGTGTGAGATGATCTGCGATGGCATCCACGTCAAGCCTTCACTGGTACGAGATGTGTATGAGATCGTCGGTCGGGATCACTGTGTGTTCATTACCGATGCAACAGCTGCTGCCGGAATGCCGGACGGGAGTTACGTACTCGGCACAGTCAGTGTCACAGTGGAGAATGGGGTTGCCAGGCTCACCCGGGGAGGAACGATGGCCGGGGGAACGTCGCATCTCCTCGAATGTGTGCGTACGGCCGTCGAGAAAGCCGGAATCCCGCTCGTTGATGCGGTGTTCATGGCATCAATGCAGGGGGCGCGGATCCTGGGATCTGCGTCGATTGGTGCGCTGGAGGCCGGTCGGGCAGCCGACATCGTGTGTGTGGCACATGATTGGAGTGTTGAAGGCGTGTGGAAGAACGGAAAGGCGGTTGCGTAG
- the nucS gene encoding endonuclease NucS, translating into MRVLIATCTVDYSGRLSAHLDPAKRVIMLKADGSVLIHSDGGSYKPLNWMNAPCTVTVEEPEDIEESDGVTQVWTVKAAKTDDQLVIRIHDIVEDIAQDLGIDPGLVKDGVETHLQELLAEQVPQILGKGWELVRREYPTPVGPVDLLVRDPEGLPVAIEVKRRGGIDGVEQLTRYVSLLARDPMLAGLRGIFAGQEISRQARTLAQDRGIDCLILDYDAMRGFDDPESRLF; encoded by the coding sequence GTGCGAGTCCTTATTGCTACGTGTACCGTCGACTATTCGGGTCGACTCAGTGCCCATCTTGACCCCGCGAAACGGGTGATCATGCTCAAAGCCGACGGGTCTGTTCTCATTCATTCTGACGGGGGATCGTATAAACCCCTGAACTGGATGAATGCCCCGTGTACGGTGACCGTCGAGGAACCCGAAGATATCGAAGAATCCGACGGCGTGACCCAAGTGTGGACGGTCAAAGCAGCGAAGACGGACGATCAGCTGGTCATTCGCATTCACGACATTGTCGAGGATATCGCGCAGGACCTCGGAATTGATCCGGGCCTCGTCAAGGACGGCGTGGAGACTCACCTACAGGAGCTTCTTGCCGAGCAGGTCCCTCAGATCCTCGGCAAAGGATGGGAACTTGTGCGACGCGAGTATCCCACTCCCGTTGGCCCTGTTGATCTGCTTGTTCGTGATCCCGAAGGACTCCCCGTTGCGATCGAAGTTAAGCGTCGAGGAGGCATTGACGGGGTTGAGCAGCTCACCCGCTATGTTTCGCTTCTTGCGCGAGATCCAATGCTCGCAGGTCTGCGCGGTATTTTTGCCGGCCAGGAGATTTCGCGTCAGGCGCGCACTCTTGCCCAGGATCGAGGAATTGACTGCCTGATCCTCGATTACGATGCGATGCGGGGGTTCGATGACCCGGAATCTCGCCTCTTCTAA
- a CDS encoding DUF2550 family protein, translating to MLSLSSAILWALLWVFLVLIGVAIIVIVYLNIRARRLSHHIGMFRAWSRQDTHSGWVPGLAQYGVDTLSWYRLVALSNRPVYVLPRGGLTLSGPLEHSIDGQIVEVRIKAGEKRYELAVTREDYNGIVSWIESGPPRAQS from the coding sequence ATGCTGTCCTTATCTAGCGCCATTTTGTGGGCACTTCTGTGGGTATTCCTTGTGCTGATCGGTGTGGCGATCATTGTCATCGTCTACCTCAATATCCGAGCTCGCAGGTTGAGTCATCACATTGGGATGTTTCGTGCGTGGTCGCGCCAAGATACGCACTCAGGGTGGGTTCCGGGCCTTGCCCAATACGGCGTTGACACACTCTCGTGGTATCGCCTTGTCGCGCTGTCAAATCGTCCGGTCTATGTTCTTCCCCGCGGCGGCTTGACGCTGTCGGGTCCTCTTGAACATTCGATCGATGGTCAGATCGTTGAGGTGCGCATCAAGGCCGGAGAGAAACGCTACGAGCTCGCGGTGACCCGGGAGGATTACAACGGTATTGTCTCCTGGATTGAATCTGGGCCGCCTCGAGCACAATCCTGA
- the atpD gene encoding F0F1 ATP synthase subunit beta — protein sequence MTQEERVAEGRIARVVGPVVDVEFPPDRIPPLYNALHVTVDLSSQGEGEGSYTMTLEVAQHLGDNLVRAIALKPTDGLVRGAPVTDTGAPITVPVGDITKGHVFNVTGDVLNLAEGETLEVTERWPIHRQPPAFDQLEPRTKMFETGLKVIDLLTPYVQGGKIGLFGGAGVGKTVLIQEMIQRVAQDHAGVSVFAGVGERTREGNDLIREMEEAGVFDKTALVFGQMDEPPGTRLRIALTGLTMAEYFRDVQNQDVLLFIDNIFRFTQAGSEVSTLLGRMPSAVGYQPNLADEMGQLQERITSAGGHSITSLQAIYVPADDYTDPAPATTFAHLDATTELSREITAKGIYPAVDPLASTSRILDPAIVGREHYDTATHVKAILQKNKELQDIIAILGVDELSEEDKVTVARARRIEQFLSQNMYMAEKFTGVPGSTVPLSETIEAFKRIAEGYYDHAPEQAFYNCGGIDDVERNIHKLTKDA from the coding sequence ATGACCCAGGAAGAACGAGTCGCAGAGGGCCGCATTGCTCGAGTCGTCGGCCCAGTTGTTGACGTGGAATTTCCACCCGACCGCATTCCGCCGCTTTACAACGCGCTGCACGTGACCGTTGACTTATCGAGTCAGGGCGAGGGGGAAGGGTCGTACACGATGACCCTTGAGGTCGCTCAGCACCTCGGTGACAACCTTGTGCGTGCGATCGCCCTGAAGCCGACCGACGGTTTGGTTCGCGGAGCCCCGGTCACCGACACGGGAGCCCCCATCACCGTTCCCGTTGGTGACATTACCAAGGGCCACGTCTTCAATGTGACAGGCGATGTCCTCAACCTCGCCGAAGGTGAGACTCTTGAGGTCACGGAACGTTGGCCGATTCACCGCCAGCCTCCCGCTTTCGACCAGCTTGAGCCGCGGACGAAGATGTTTGAGACCGGCCTGAAGGTGATCGACCTGCTCACCCCCTACGTCCAGGGTGGCAAGATCGGCCTCTTCGGTGGTGCGGGTGTTGGTAAGACCGTCCTCATCCAAGAGATGATTCAGCGAGTCGCTCAGGACCACGCAGGTGTGTCCGTGTTCGCGGGTGTCGGTGAGCGTACCCGAGAGGGTAATGACCTCATTCGTGAGATGGAAGAAGCGGGTGTCTTCGATAAGACAGCGCTCGTCTTTGGCCAGATGGACGAACCGCCGGGGACGCGTCTGCGGATCGCCCTGACCGGTCTGACGATGGCGGAATACTTCCGTGATGTTCAGAACCAGGACGTTCTGCTCTTCATTGACAATATCTTCCGTTTCACTCAGGCAGGTTCGGAGGTGTCGACACTTCTGGGTCGTATGCCGTCCGCGGTTGGCTACCAGCCAAACCTTGCTGACGAAATGGGTCAGCTCCAGGAACGCATCACCTCAGCTGGGGGCCATTCAATTACTTCGCTCCAGGCGATCTACGTTCCCGCGGATGACTACACCGACCCAGCGCCTGCGACAACCTTCGCTCACCTCGATGCAACAACAGAGCTGTCGCGTGAGATTACGGCAAAGGGTATTTACCCGGCTGTGGATCCGCTGGCGTCGACCTCGCGAATCCTTGATCCTGCGATTGTTGGCCGTGAGCACTACGACACGGCGACGCACGTCAAGGCGATCTTGCAGAAGAACAAGGAACTCCAAGACATCATCGCGATTCTTGGTGTTGACGAACTCTCTGAGGAAGACAAGGTCACGGTTGCACGTGCACGCCGCATTGAACAGTTCCTTTCGCAGAACATGTACATGGCGGAGAAGTTCACGGGCGTTCCGGGTTCAACGGTTCCGCTGTCGGAAACAATCGAAGCCTTCAAGAGGATCGCCGAAGGATACTACGATCACGCTCCCGAGCAGGCGTTCTACAACTGTGGTGGCATCGACGACGTTGAGCGCAATATCCACAAGCTGACGAAGGATGCCTGA
- a CDS encoding F0F1 ATP synthase subunit gamma has product MGGQQRIYKQRIASTRTLAKVFRAMEMIAASRIGAARRAATEIGPYEKALTQAVAAVAVHTDLDHPLTRERTDTGRVAVLVIASDRGMAGAYSATILRESEKLIERLTQSGKTPVLYTFGRRAAAYFRFRGVAIERSWEGESDHPTSATSHEIAQELLGRFVDVDPTRGVSEVHLVYTRFKNLMSQVPQVRQMLPLTIVDAPQADENRVGERGYSDDPSAALPEYQFIPSPEAVLEALLPQYVGSRIHNVILQSAASELASRQRAMHTATDNAEELITKYTRLANSARQAEITQEITEIVGGADALVAG; this is encoded by the coding sequence ATGGGTGGACAGCAGAGGATCTATAAGCAGCGAATTGCGTCGACGCGCACGCTTGCGAAGGTCTTCCGCGCGATGGAGATGATTGCGGCGTCACGAATCGGGGCCGCCCGTCGTGCGGCAACGGAGATCGGCCCGTATGAAAAGGCACTCACCCAGGCGGTGGCGGCCGTTGCGGTTCACACGGACCTCGACCATCCGTTGACGCGTGAGCGCACCGATACCGGGCGCGTTGCCGTCCTCGTTATCGCCTCGGATCGCGGAATGGCTGGTGCCTATTCAGCGACGATTCTGCGTGAATCTGAGAAACTCATCGAGCGGTTGACCCAATCCGGGAAGACCCCTGTTCTCTACACCTTCGGTCGGCGCGCGGCGGCGTATTTCCGCTTCCGTGGCGTGGCCATTGAGCGGAGCTGGGAAGGAGAATCGGATCATCCGACGTCGGCAACAAGCCACGAGATTGCTCAAGAACTGCTCGGGCGCTTCGTTGACGTTGATCCGACTCGGGGCGTGTCCGAGGTACACCTGGTGTACACGCGGTTCAAGAACCTCATGAGCCAGGTTCCTCAGGTCCGCCAGATGCTTCCGTTGACCATCGTTGATGCCCCGCAAGCCGATGAAAATCGTGTGGGAGAGCGCGGCTATAGCGACGATCCTTCTGCAGCATTGCCTGAATATCAGTTCATTCCGTCTCCGGAGGCTGTGTTGGAGGCGCTTCTTCCGCAGTATGTGGGAAGCCGTATTCACAACGTCATTCTTCAGTCGGCGGCTTCCGAACTGGCGTCGCGTCAGCGGGCGATGCACACGGCAACGGACAACGCTGAGGAACTCATTACGAAGTACACACGTCTGGCCAATTCGGCCCGCCAGGCGGAGATCACCCAGGAGATCACCGAGATCGTGGGCGGGGCCGACGCCTTGGTCGCGGGCTGA
- the atpA gene encoding F0F1 ATP synthase subunit alpha, with product MADLSISPEEIRSALDSFMDSYRPSKVATEEIGRVTETADGIAHVEGLPGTMANELLTFEDGTLGLAMNLDQREIGAVVLGDFGGIEEGQVVRRTGEVLSVPVGDGYLGRTVDPLGRPIDGRGEITDIDGRRALELQAPGVMMRKSVHEPLETGLKAIDSMIPIGRGQRQLIIGDRKTGKTAIALDTILNQRDNWLSGDPKKQVRCIYVAIGQKGSTIASVRSTLEDAGALEYTTIVASPASDPAGYKYMAPYTGSAIGQHWMYQGKHVLIVFDDLSKQAEAYRAVSLLLRRPPGREAYPGDVFYLHSRLLERCAKLSDELGGGSMTGLPIIETKANDVSAYIPTNVISITDGQIFLQSDLFNSNQRPAVDVGISVSRVGGDAQIKAMKKVAGTLKLTLAQYRSMAAFAMFASDLDAATRQQLTRGQRLMELLKQPQSSPYSVSEQVASIWAGTHGFLDDLEVEDVLDFERTLINHLRHNTSILETIQETGVLDDDTEETLRQQVTQCHDQWVSGGHGVIDEDGGETEAEIAHEEITRGRQGGKA from the coding sequence ATGGCTGACCTGTCAATCAGTCCGGAGGAGATCCGCAGCGCGTTGGACTCCTTCATGGACTCGTACCGCCCCTCGAAGGTGGCAACCGAGGAAATCGGGCGTGTTACTGAAACGGCCGACGGTATCGCCCACGTCGAGGGCCTGCCCGGCACTATGGCCAATGAGCTGCTGACTTTCGAGGACGGCACACTTGGCCTGGCGATGAACCTTGATCAGCGTGAGATCGGTGCCGTCGTCCTCGGCGATTTCGGTGGGATCGAAGAAGGACAGGTTGTCCGCCGCACCGGGGAGGTGCTGTCAGTTCCGGTTGGTGACGGATACCTCGGCCGTACAGTCGATCCGCTGGGACGTCCGATCGATGGCCGCGGAGAGATCACGGACATTGATGGGCGTCGCGCGTTGGAGCTTCAGGCCCCGGGCGTCATGATGCGTAAGTCCGTGCATGAGCCGCTGGAAACCGGTCTGAAGGCCATTGACTCGATGATCCCGATTGGTCGTGGACAGCGTCAGCTGATCATCGGTGACCGTAAGACCGGAAAGACAGCGATCGCGCTGGATACGATTCTCAACCAGCGTGACAACTGGCTTTCGGGTGACCCGAAGAAGCAGGTGCGCTGCATCTACGTTGCCATCGGTCAGAAGGGGTCAACAATTGCGTCGGTGCGTTCGACGCTTGAAGATGCCGGAGCCCTTGAATACACAACGATTGTGGCATCCCCGGCATCCGATCCCGCGGGCTACAAGTACATGGCTCCCTACACCGGTTCAGCGATTGGGCAGCACTGGATGTATCAGGGCAAGCACGTCCTCATCGTGTTTGATGACCTCTCCAAGCAGGCGGAGGCCTACCGTGCGGTGTCGCTCCTTCTGCGCCGCCCGCCGGGGCGTGAAGCCTACCCCGGTGATGTCTTCTACCTGCACTCACGCCTCCTTGAGCGCTGCGCGAAGCTCTCCGATGAATTGGGTGGCGGTTCGATGACGGGCCTTCCGATTATCGAAACCAAGGCAAACGACGTGTCGGCCTACATTCCGACGAACGTCATTTCGATCACCGACGGTCAGATCTTCCTTCAGTCCGATCTGTTCAACTCCAACCAGCGACCCGCCGTGGATGTCGGAATCTCGGTGTCCCGAGTCGGTGGTGACGCGCAGATCAAGGCCATGAAGAAAGTCGCGGGTACGCTCAAGCTCACGCTCGCTCAGTACCGGTCAATGGCAGCCTTTGCGATGTTCGCCTCCGACCTTGATGCAGCAACTCGCCAGCAGTTGACCCGCGGTCAGCGCCTCATGGAGTTGCTCAAGCAACCGCAGTCCTCGCCGTATTCTGTCAGCGAGCAGGTCGCCTCGATTTGGGCGGGAACGCACGGCTTCCTTGATGATCTGGAAGTCGAGGACGTCCTCGACTTTGAGCGCACGCTGATCAACCATCTGCGTCACAACACATCGATCCTCGAAACAATCCAAGAGACAGGTGTTCTCGACGACGACACTGAGGAGACGCTGCGCCAACAGGTGACGCAGTGCCACGATCAGTGGGTGTCGGGTGGTCACGGTGTCATTGACGAGGACGGCGGCGAAACTGAGGCAGAGATCGCTCACGAGGAAATCACCCGCGGTCGTCAGGGCGGGAAGGCCTGA
- a CDS encoding F0F1 ATP synthase subunit delta — translation MNGEGRIESVAYVKELDQALAPAGTDVMRVAEDFFGLADVVATNSQLRRALTDPGRDSADKQALVAGAFSSHLAPATLSVLDVMVADHWSNPSDLKNSLEVLGILAVLTDAQRADMIVTVEHELMNLIEVLTDHRELRQRLSDMKEYSSRERADLASTVFSSHVSPWTMRLLRRGVGRSRHGRLLHNLRRFARWAATLRDRLLVTVETATQLSAAQVDRLREILTKRFGKELSLALSVNPDVVGGFRIVSGATSVDASLATRLADLQRRLAR, via the coding sequence ATGAACGGCGAAGGAAGAATCGAATCCGTTGCGTACGTGAAGGAACTCGACCAGGCGCTTGCCCCGGCGGGTACGGATGTCATGCGCGTTGCGGAGGACTTCTTCGGGTTGGCTGATGTCGTTGCAACGAACTCTCAGCTGCGCCGTGCGTTGACAGACCCGGGGCGTGATAGCGCCGATAAGCAGGCCCTTGTCGCCGGTGCGTTTTCCTCTCACCTGGCTCCCGCGACGCTGAGCGTCCTCGATGTCATGGTGGCCGATCACTGGTCAAATCCAAGCGACCTGAAGAACTCACTTGAAGTTTTGGGGATCCTTGCGGTGCTGACGGATGCGCAACGCGCAGACATGATCGTCACCGTGGAGCACGAACTGATGAACCTCATCGAGGTTTTGACAGATCACCGGGAGCTGCGTCAACGACTGTCGGACATGAAAGAATACTCGTCTCGCGAGCGTGCCGACCTGGCCTCAACGGTTTTCTCATCTCATGTGTCACCCTGGACGATGAGGCTGCTGCGCCGCGGCGTTGGACGTTCTCGTCACGGTCGTCTTCTGCATAATCTCCGTCGTTTCGCCCGGTGGGCAGCAACGCTACGCGATCGCCTCCTCGTCACCGTGGAAACAGCGACACAGCTATCTGCCGCACAAGTCGATCGTCTGAGAGAAATTCTCACGAAGCGTTTCGGCAAGGAACTTTCTCTGGCGCTATCGGTCAACCCGGATGTTGTTGGAGGATTCCGCATCGTTTCGGGTGCAACGTCGGTCGATGCGTCGCTGGCTACCCGGCTAGCTGATCTGCAACGCCGCCTGGCACGTTAG